The following coding sequences lie in one Saccopteryx bilineata isolate mSacBil1 chromosome 5, mSacBil1_pri_phased_curated, whole genome shotgun sequence genomic window:
- the ECEL1 gene encoding endothelin-converting enzyme-like 1, producing MEAPYSMTAHYDEFQEVKYVSRCGTGGARGTSLPPGFPLGAGRSATGVRAGLPRWNRREVCLLSGLVFAAGLCAILAAMLALKYLGPGAAGSGACSEGCPERKAFARAARFLAANLDTSIDPCQDFYSFACGGWLRRHAIPDDKLTYGTIAAIGEQNEERLRRLLARPAGGPGGAAQRKVRAFFRSCLDMREIERLGPRPMLEVIEDCGGWDLGGAAERPGAAARWDLNRLLYKAQGVYSAAALFSLTVSLDDRNSSRYVIRIDQDGLTLPERTLYLAQDEESEKILAAYRVFMERLLSLLGADAVEQKAQEILQLEQQLANITVSEYDDLRRDVSSMYNKVTLGQLQKITPHLQWKWLLGQIFQEDFSEDEEVVLLATDYMQQVSQLIRSTPRRILHNYLVWRVVVVLSEHLSPPFREALHELAREMEGSDKPQELARVCLGQANRHFGMALGALFVHEHFSAASKAKVQQLVEDIKYILGQRLEELDWMDAETKAAARAKLQYMMVMVGYPDFLLKPEAVDKEYEFEVHEKTYFKNILNSIRFSIQLSVKKIRQEVDKSAWLLPPQALNAYYLPNKNQMVFPAGILQPTLYDPDFPQSLNYGGIGTIIGHELTHGYDDWGGQYDRSGNLLHWWTEASYSRFLRKAECIVHLYDNFTVYNQRVSGKHTLGENIADMGGLKLAYYAYQKWVREHGPEQPLHRLKYTHSQLFFIAFAQNWCIKRRSQSIYLQVLTDKHAPEHYRVLGSVSQFEEFGRAFYCPKDSPMNPVHKCSVW from the exons ATGGAGGCCCCATATTCGATGACTGCGCACTATGACGAGTTCCAGGAGGTCAAGTACGTTAGCCGGTGCGGCACAGGGGGCGCGCGCGGGACCTCGCTGCCCCCCGGTTTCCCGTTGGGCGCTGGGCGTAGCGCCACCGGGGTCCGGGCCGGTCTGCCACGCTGGAACCGGCGCGAAGTGTGCCTGCTGTCCGGGCTGGTGTTTGCCGCCGGCCTCTGCGCCATCCTGGCCGCCATGCTGGCGCTCAAGTACCTGGGCCCGGGCGCAGCGGGCAGCGGCGCCTGCTCCGAGGGCTGTCCGGAGCGCAAGGCCTTCGCGCGCGCCGCCCGCTTCCTGGCCGCCAACCTGGACACCAGCATAGACCCGTGTCAGGACTTCTATTCCTTTGCGTGCGGAGGCTGGCTCCGGCGCCACGCCATCCCCGACGACAAGCTCACGTACGGCACCATCGCGGCCATCGGCGAGCAAAACGAGGAGCGCCTAAGGCGCCTGCTGGCGCGGCCTGCGGGCGGGCCGGGTGGCGCGGCTCAGCGTAAAGTACGCGCCTTCTTCCGCTCGTGCCTCGACATGCGCGAGATCGAGAGGCTCGGCCCCAGGCCCATGCTGGAGGTCATCGAGGACTGCGGTGGCTGGGACCTGGGTGGTGCCGCTGAGCGCCCGGGAGCCGCAGCGCGCTGGGATCTCAACCGGCTGCTGTACAAGGCGCAGGGCGTGTACAGCGCCGCCGCGCTCTTCTCACTCACGGTCAGCCTGGACGACAGGAACTCCTCACGCTACGTCATCCGC ATTGACCAGGATGGGCTCACCCTGCCAGAGAGGACCCTGTACTTAGCGCAGGATGAAGAGAGTGAGAAG ATCCTGGCGGCGTACCGGGTGTTCATGGAGCGCCTGCTTAGCCTCCTGGGTGCCGATGCTGTGGAGCAGAAGGCCCAGGAGATCCTGCAGCTGGAGCAGCAGCTGGCCAAT ATCACAGTGTCCGAGTACGATGATCTCCGCCGGGACGTCAGCTCCATGTACAACAAGGTGACACTGGGACAGTTGCAGAAGATCACCCCCCAT CTGCAGTGGAAGTGGCTGCTGGGCCAGATCTTCCAGGAGGACTTCTCGGAGGATGAGGAAGTGGTGCTGCTGGCCACGGACTACATGCAGCAGGTGTCCCAGCTTATCCGCTCCACGCCCCGAAG GATCCTGCACAACTACCTGGTGTGGCGCGTGGTGGTGGTTCTGAGTGAACATCTGTCACCGCCATTTCGAGAGGCGCTGCATGAACTGGCACGCGAGATGGAAGGCAGCGACAAGCCCCAGGAGCTGGCCCGTGTCTGCCTGGGCCAAGCCAACCGCCACTTTGGCATGGCTCTTGGCGCCCTCTTTGTACATGAGCACTTCTCAGCCGCCAGCAAGGCCAAG GTGCAGCAGCTGGTGGAAGACATCAAGTACATCTTGGGCCAGCGCCTGGAGGAGCTGGACTGGATGGACGCCGAGACCAAGGCGGCTGCCCGCGCCAAG CTCCAGTacatgatggtgatggtgggctACCCTGACTTCCTGCTCAAACCCGAGGCCGTGGACAAGGAGTATGAG TTCGAGGTCCACGAGAAGACCTACTTCAAGAACATCTTAAACAGCATCCGCTTCAGCATCCAGCTGTCAGTCAAGAAGATCCGGCAGGAGGTGGACAAGTCGGC GTGGCTGCTTCCGCCACAAGCACTCAATGCCTACTATCTACCCAACAAGAACCAGATGG TGTTCCCAGCCGGTATCCTGCAGCCCACCCTGTACGACCCTGACTTTCCACA GTCTCTGAACTACGGGGGCATCGGCACCATCATCGGGCACGAGCTGACCCATGGCTACGACGACTGGG GGGGCCAGTATGACCGCTCGGGCAACCTGCTGCACTGGTGGACAGAGGCCTCCTACAGCCGCTTCCTGCGCAAGGCCGAGTGCATTGTCCACCTCTACGACAACTTCACCGTCTACAACCAGCGG GTGAGTGGGAAGCACACACTTGGAGAGAACATCGCAGACATGGGGGGCCTCAAGCTGGCCTACTAT GCCTATCAGAAGTGGGTGCGGGAGCACGGCCCGGAGCAGCCGCTGCACCGGCTCAAGTATACCCACAGCCAGCTCTTCTTCATTGCCTTCGCCCAG AACTGGTGCATCAAACGGCGGTCACAGTCCATCTACCTGCAGGTGCTGACCGACAAGCACGCACCTGAGCACTACAG ggTGCTAGGCAGCGTGTCCCAGTTTGAGGAGTTCGGCCGGGCCTTTTATTGCCCCAAAGACTCGCCCATGAACCCCGTCCACAAGTGCTCTGTGTGGTGA